GCCTGCGTCAGCCCGGGAAGATCGGTGCGCTCCCATGTCGCGAGCGATCGCTTGCCAAGGTCCTCGGCCAACAGGGTGAGCCACGGCGGATTGGCGCCCAGTGCCGCCTCGGCCCGCGCGCGCAAAGCATCCGGCGTGGTGCCCCCCGGCTGCCTCGCATCGGCCAGCAGGGCATGCGCGAGGCCGCGTGCAATCCATTCCCTGTAGCTCGGTTCGCGCGTCGTCATGAAGGCGGTGAAGTGGAACGTGGGTGGCAACCGGCCCTTCAACCAGCCGGTGATGCGCCAGCTGCGCTGCGCGACAGCGCAGTTCCGCTCACGCGCCGAAATGCGTACCCATCCATCGACCGCGGGGGTGCCCCGCAGCACAAGGAAAGCGACGAATCGCCCGCCTTGTCGAGTCTTGAAGGTCCGGTGCCGCGGCGATTGTTGCACGCGGCTTGCGCATGTCAGAGGTCGGTGCGCAGCTTCCAGATCTCGGGGAACAGCACCACGTCGAGCATCTTGCGCAGGTAGCTCACGCCGCCCGTGCCGCCGGTGCCGCGCTTGAAGCCGATCACGCGCTCGACCGTGGTCACGTGGCGAAAGCGCCAGAGGCGGAAGGCGTCTTCGAGGTCGGTGAGCTTTTCGCCGAGCTGGTACAGGTCCCAGTGGTCGTGCGGGTTGCGGTAGACCACGAGCCACGCTGCCTCGACACCGTCGCTCGATTCATAGGGCTGCGTCCAGTCGCGCTCCAGCCGGTCGGCGGGCACCGGGAGGCCGTGGCGTGCGAGGAGGCGCAGCGACTCGTCGTAGAGCGAGGGCTGGCGGTACGCAGCATCGACCTGTGCGAGCAGATCGGCGCGGTGCGCATGTGGCTTGAGCATCGCGGCGT
This region of Variovorax sp. RKNM96 genomic DNA includes:
- the kynA gene encoding tryptophan 2,3-dioxygenase, whose product is MTAEKHTENIVHEEKAQLDFSKSMSYGDYLHLDEILNAQHPLSPAHDEMLFIVQHQTSELWMKLMLHELRAATTCIADEKLADAFKMLARVSRIMEQLVSAWTVLSTMTPPEYTAMRPYLANSSGFQSAQYRCIEFALGNKNAAMLKPHAHRADLLAQVDAAYRQPSLYDESLRLLARHGLPVPADRLERDWTQPYESSDGVEAAWLVVYRNPHDHWDLYQLGEKLTDLEDAFRLWRFRHVTTVERVIGFKRGTGGTGGVSYLRKMLDVVLFPEIWKLRTDL